The proteins below come from a single Corylus avellana chromosome ca3, CavTom2PMs-1.0 genomic window:
- the LOC132175710 gene encoding abscisic acid 8'-hydroxylase CYP707A2-like has product MEFASLFKFCFLASIFFIFLFHSLIKFFNSSRRKLPLPPGSLGWPYIGETFQLYSQNPNVFFAEKEKRYGSIFKTHILGCPCVMISSPEAAKFVLATRAHLFKPTFPASKERMLGKQAIFFHQGDYHAKLRKLVLRAFLPEAIKNFIPSIESIAKDSLQSWEGRLINTFQEMKIFTFNVALLSIFGKDEVLYREDLKRCYYILEKGYNSMPINLPGTLFNKSMKARKELAQILAKILSARRQMKYDHNDLLGSFMGDKEGLTDDQIADNIIGVIFAARDTTASVLTWILKYLGENPTVLQAVTEEQENIMRRKEENGEEKVLTWADTKRMTVTSRVIQETLRVASILSFTFREAVEDVEYEGYLIPKGWKVLPLFRNIHHSPEIFPEPEKFDPSRFEVTPKPNTFMPFGNGTHSCPGNELAKLEMLVLLHHLTTKYRWSVVGTQNGIQYDPFALPQNGLPIRVSLKKGTTPKI; this is encoded by the exons ATGGAATTTGCCTCCCTTTTTAAGTTTTGCTTTTTAGCttccattttcttcatctttctcttccattCCCTCATCAAGTTCTTCAATTCAAGTCGCCGGAAACTGCCCCTCCCGCCGGGCTCCTTGGGTTGGCCTTACATAGGGGAGACCTTTCAACTCTACTCTCAAAACCCAAATGTCTTCTTtgctgaaaaagaaaagag gtatggTTCTATCTTCAAGACCCATATATTGGGGTGTCCTTGTGTGATGATCTCGAGCCCAGAAGCAGCGAAATTCGTGCTGGCAACGAGAGCTCATCTCTTCAAGCCCACATTTCCTGCAAGCAAAGAGAGAATGTTGGGCAAACAAGCCATCTTCTTTCACCAAGGAGACTACCATGCCAAACTTAGGAAGCTTGTTCTCCGAGCCTTCCTGCCCGAAGCAATTAAAAACTTCATCCCCAGCATCGAATCCATTGCCAAAGATTCTCTCCAATCATGGGAAGGCCGCTTGATCAACACCTTCCAAGAAATGAAGATT TTTACGTTCAATGTTGCCCTGCTTTCCATATTTGGAAAGGATGAAGTTCTGTACAGAGAGGATCTGAAGCGGTGCTACTACATTCTTGAGAAGGGGTACAATTCAATGCCCATTAACCTTCCAGGGACTCTCTTCAACAAATCCATGAAAGCAAGGAAGGAGCTTGCTCAAATCTTGGCAAAAATCCTCTCAGCCAGGAGGCAGATGAAATACGATCACAACGACTTGCTCGGATCTTTCATGGGTGACAAAGAAGGCCTCACTGACGACCAGATTGCCGACAACATTATCGGAGTCATATTCGCTGCTCGTGATACCACTGCCAGCGTGCTTACATGGATCCTCAAGTACCTTGGCGAGAACCCCACTGTTCTTCAAGCTGTCACT GAAGAGCAAGAGAATATTAtgaggaggaaagaagagaatgGCGAGGAGAAAGTTCTCACTTGGGCAGACACTAAAAGGATGACAGTCACTTCAAGGGTGATTCAAGAGACACTTAGAGTTGCttcaattttatcttttacttttagagaggCAGTAGAAGATGTTGAATATGAAG GTTATCTCATACCCAAAGGGTGGAAAGTTTTGCCCCTTTTCAGAAACATTCACCACAGTCCAGAGATCTTCCCAGAGCCTGAGAAGTTTGATCCCTCAAGATTTGag GTTACTCCAAAACCCAATACCTTTATGCCATTTGGCAATGGGACCCACTCCTGTCCTGGGAATGAGTTAGCCAAGCTGGAAATGTTAGTGCTTCTCCATCATCTGACCACAAAGTACAG GTGGTCTGTGGTTGGTACACAAAATGGGATTCAATATGACCCATTTGCTCTTCCCCAAAATGGTTTGCCCATTAGAGTATCTCTGAAGAAAGGCACTACTCCAAAAATCTAG